A single genomic interval of Corvus cornix cornix isolate S_Up_H32 chromosome 11, ASM73873v5, whole genome shotgun sequence harbors:
- the MBTPS1 gene encoding membrane-bound transcription factor site-1 protease — MKPFSSMTMKFANIWLVLVVILLCGKKHFGTRVGNSSHEAHVCPGCSRLTLKVEFTSTVVEHEYIVAFNGYFTAKARSKFISSALKSSDIENWRIVPRNNPASDYPSDFEVIQINEKQKDGVLTLEDHPNIKRVTPQRKVFRSLKYLESDPMLHCNETRWTQKWQSSRPLRRASLSLGSGFWHATGRHSSRRLLRAIPRQVAQTLQADVLWQMGYTGAGVRVAVFDTGLSEKHPHFKNVKERTNWTNERTLDDGLGHGTFVAGVIASMRECQGFAPNAELHIFRVFTNNQVSYTSWFLDAFNYAILKKIDVLNLSIGGPDFMDHPFVDKVWELTANNVIMVSAIGNDGPLYGTLNNPADQMDVIGVGGIDFEDNIARFSSRGMTTWELPGGYGRVKPDIVTYGSGVRGSGMKGGCRSLSGTSVASPVVAGAVTLLVSTVQKREMVNPASMKQALIASARRLPGVNMFEQGHGKLDLLRAYQILNSYKPQASLSPSYIDLTECPYMWPYCSQPIYYGGMPTIVNVTILNGMGVTGRIVDKPDWQPYLPQNGDNIEVAFSYSPVLWPWSGYLAISISVAKKAASWEGIAQGHVMITVSSPAENESKNGAEQTSTVKLPIKVKIIPTPPRSKRVLWDQYHNLRYPPGYFPRDNLRMKNDPLDWNGDHIHTNFRDMYQHLRSMGYFVEVLGSPFTCFDASQYGTLLMVDSEEEYFPEEITKLRRDVDNGLSLIVFSDWYNTSVMRKVKFYDENTRQWWMPDTGGANIPALNDLLSVWNMAFSDGLYEGDFTMASHEMNYASGCSIAKFPEDGIVIAQTFKDQGLEVLKQETAVIENVPILGLYQVPLEGGGRIVLYGDSNCLDDSHRQKDCFWLLDSLLQYTSYGVMPPSLSHSENRQRPPSGAGFSLPERMEGNHLHRYSKVLEAHLGDPKPRSLPACPHLSWAKPQPLNETAPSNLWKHQKLLSIDLDKVALPSFRQNRPQVRPLSPGESGAWDIPGGIMPGRYNQDVGQTIPVFAFLGAMVVLAFFVVQINKAKSRPKRRKPRVKRPQLMQQVHPPKTPSV; from the exons ATGAAACCATTTTCTTCTATGACCATGAAGTTTGCAAACATCTGGCTTGTTCTGGTTGTTATTTTACTCTGTGGCAAAAAACACTTTGGTACCAGAGTAGGAAATTCTTCTCACGAGGCTCACGTATGTCCTGGATGTTCTCGCCTTACTTTGAAAGTGGAGTTCACTTCAACAGTCGTGGAGCATG AGTATATTGTGGCTTTTAATGGATACTTCACAGCTAAAGCTCgaagtaaatttatttcaagtGCGCTAAAAAGTAGTGATATTGAGAACTGGAGGATTGTACCTCGCAACAACCCAGCCAGTGACTATCCGAGTGATTTTGAAGTTATTCAGATCAATGAGAAGCAGAAGGATGGAGTCCTCACACTGGAAGATCATCCAAACATCAAGCGTGTGACACCTCAGCGAAAAGTCTTTCGGTCACTCAAGTATTTGGAGT CTGATCCAATGCTGCACTGCAATGAAACCAGGTGGACTCAAAAGTGGCAGTCATCCCGCCCCTTGAGAAGAGCAAGTCTTTCTCTGGGTTCTGGCTTCTGGCATGCCACAGGCCGACACTCGAGCAGGCGTTTGCTGAGAGCCATCCCTCGCCAGGTTGCTCAGACCTTGCAGGCAGATGTCCTCTGGCAAATGGGTTACACAG GTGCTGGTGTGAGAGTAGCAGTGTTTGACACTGGTCTGAGTGAGAAACATCCACATTTCAAAAATGTAAAGGAGAGAACAAACTGGACTAATGAGAGAACCTTGGATGACG GTTTAGGCCATGGGACTTTTGTAGCAGGTGTGATAGCCAGCATGAGGGAATGCCAGGGATTTGCTCCAAATGCAGAACTGCACATTTTCAGGGTGTTCACCAATAATCAG GTCTCGTATACATCTTGGTTTCTGGATGCTTTTAATTATGCGATTTTAAAGAAGATAGATGTACTGAATCTAAGTATTGGCGGGCCAGACTTCATGGATCATCCATTTGTTGACAAA GTTTGGGAGCTTACTGCCAACAATGTCATCATGGTCTCTGCTATTGGCAACGATGGCCCTTTATATGG GACTCTAAATAATCCTGCTGACCAGATGGATGTGATTGGAGTAGGTGGCATTGACTTTGAAGATAATATAGCTCGCTTTTCATCTAGGGGAATGACCACTTGG gagctgcctggaggTTACGGCAGAGTGAAGCCTGATATTGTTACTTATGGCTCTGGAGTGAGAGGGTCTGGTATGAAAGGTGGATGCCGTTCCCTCTCTGGGACAAGTGTGGCATCTCCTGTGGTGGCAGGTGCTGTCACTCTGTTAGTGAG caCAGTTCAAAAGCGTGAAATGGTGAATCCAGCAAGTATGAAGCAGGCCCTGATTGCATCAGCTCGGAGACTTCCTGGAGTCAACATGTTTGAACAAGGACATGGCAAATTGGATCTTCTCAGAGCTTATCAGATCCTCAACAGTTATAAACCTCAGGCCAG TTTGAGTCCAAGCTATATTGACTTAACTGAATGTCCCTACATGTGGCCCTATTGTTCTCAGCCCATATATTATGGAGGGATGCCAACTATTGTTAATGTTACTATCCTTAATGGCATGGGAGTCACAGGGAGAATTGTAGACAAG CCAGACTGGCAACCCTATCTTCCCCAAAATGGGGATAACATTGAAGTGGCTTTCTCCTATTCCCCTGTCTTGTGGCCTTGGTCTGGATACTTGGCAATTTCCATCTCTGTAGCAAAGAAAGCAGCATCTTGGGAAGGCATTGCTCAGGGTCATGTTATGATCACAGTATCATCCCctgcagaaaatgaa TCTAAGAATGGTGCAGAGCAGACTTCAACGGTGAAGCTTCCAATAAAAGTGAAGATTATTCCTACTCCACCTCGTAGTAAGCGAGTCCTTTGGGATCAATATCATAACCTCCGTTATCCACCAGGATACTTCCCCAGGGATAATTTGAGGATGAAGAATGATCCATTAGATTG GAATGGTGACCATATCCACACAAACTTCAGGGACATGTACCAGCACCTCAGGAGCATGGGGTACTTTGTTGAGGTTCTTGGTTCCCCGTTTACATGTTTTGATGCAAGTCAGTATG GGACTTTACTGATGGTGGACAGTGAGGAAGAGTATTTTCCCGAAGAGATCACCAAGTTGAGGAGGGATGTTGATAATGGACTTTCACTGATAGTCTTTAGTGACTGGTACAACACGTCTGTGATGAGAAAAGTAAAGTTTTATGATGAAAACACAAG GCAGTGGTGGATGCCTGATACTGGAGGTGCTAATATACCAGCTCTCAATGATCTGCTTTCTGTCTGGAATATGGCCTTTAGTGATGGGCTGTATGAAGGAGATTTTACCATGGCAAGTCATGAAA TGAATTATGCATCAGGGTGCAGTATTGCAAAGTTCCCAGAAGATGGCATTGTCATTGCACAGACTTTCAAGGATCAAG GTCTTGAAGTTTTAAAACAGGAGACTGCTGTGATTGAAAATGTCCCTATTTTGGGGCTTTACCAAGTTCCTTTGGAAGGTGGTGGCAGAATAGTTCTGTACGGCGACTCCAACTGCCTGGATGACAGCCATCGGCAGAAAG ATTGCTTTTGGCTCCTGGATTCCCTGCTGCAGTACACATCCTATGGGGTGATGCCACCGAGCCTCAGCCATTCTGAGAACAGGCAGCGGCCGCCGTCGGGAGCCGGCTTCTCCCTCCCGGAGCGCATGGAAG GTAACCATTTGCATCGATACTCAAAGGTGCTTGAGGCTCACTTGGGAGACCCTAAACCCCGCTCCCTTCCTGCTTGTCCTCATCTGTCCTGGGCCAAGCCACAGCCTTTGAATGAAACTGCCCCAAG CAACCTTTGGAAACATCAAAAATTACTGTCAATTGACCTTGACAAAGTGGCACTGCCCAGTTTTCGACAGAACCGACCCCAAGTGAGACCCTTGTCCCCTGGAGAAAGTGGAGCGTGGGACATTCCTGGAG GTATAATGCCAGGCCGATACAACCAGGATGTGGGACAGACCATTCCTGTCTTTGCCTTTCTGGGTGCCATGGTGGTCCTGGCATTCTTTGTGGTGCAGATCAACAAAGCCAAGAGCAGGCCAAAGAGACGGAAACCGCGCGTGAAACGACCGCAGCTGATGCAGCAGGTTCATCCACCAAAGACACCTTCTGTATGA
- the HSDL1 gene encoding inactive hydroxysteroid dehydrogenase-like protein 1 isoform X1 → MSALRFSGISAIGLLITMAAVDQFSLLYREISRSCSFYIEALAIVGAWYTVRKCVSLAFDTYSALRLHVIPKLSGEIDLVKKYGKWAVVTGSTDGIGKAYAEELAKHGVNIILVSRNKEKLEAVSRSISETYQVETDFIVADFSKGRELYPAIKEALKDKEIGILVNNVGIFYAYTDYFTNLSEETLWDLIHVNIASATMMTHIVLPGMVKKKKGAIVNLSSAVCCQPTPMLTVYGASKSYLDYFSRALHYEYASKGIFVQSLMPFVTTTKMVAFSSTVSKRSIFFPTAEEYASHAVSTLGLSIRTTGYWKHAIQLTLGECLPEWMWAWFALYLGKILRKQALAAKAK, encoded by the exons gcttctgATCACCATGGCTGCAGTGGATCAATTCTCCCTCTTGTACAGAGAAATCAGTCGCTCCTGCAGTTTCTACATAGAAGCCCTAGCTATTGTTGGAGCTTGGTACACAGTCAGAAAGTGTGTGTCTCTGGCGTTTGACACTTACAGTGCGCTCAGGCTGCACGTTATCCCAAAGCTGAGTGGGGAGATTGATCTCGTCAAGAAGTATGGAAAATGGGCCGTGGTCACTG GTAGCACAGATGGTATTGGGAAGGCTTATGCTGAAGAACTGGCAAAGCATGGTGTCAACATCATCTTAGTCAGCCGAAACAAAGAGAAACTGGAGGCTGTATCCAGGAGCATATCTGAAACCTATCAAGTGGAAACAGATTTCATAGTAGCTGATTTCAGCAAGGGGCGTGAGCTTTACCCAGCCATTAAGGAGGCTCTGAAAGACAAGGAAATTGGGATTTTGGTGAATAATGTAGGAATATTTTATGCCTACACAGACTATTTTACTAATCTGTCTGAGGAGACGCTATGGGACTTGATCCATGTAAATATTGCTTCTGCTACCATGATGACACATATCGTGCTGCCAGGCATggtaaagaagaagaaaggggcAATTGTGAACCTTTCTTCAGCAGTCTGTTGTCAGCCAACACCGATGTTGACAGTCTATGGAGCCTCTAAA AGCTACTTGGACTATTTCAGTAGAGCACTACATTATGAGTATGCCTCTAAAGGAATTTTTGTTCAGAGTCTAATGCCATTTGTAACTACTACAAAAATGGTAGCATTCAGCAGCACTGTATCAAAGAGATCTATCTTTTTTCCTACTGCTGAAGAATATGCAAGTCATGCTGTTTCTACTCTTGGGTTATCCATAAGGACCACTGGTTATTGGAAGCATGCAATACAG CTCACACTGGGTGAGTGCCTGCCTGAATGGATGTGGGCATGGTTTGCACTGTATTTGGGCAAAATTCTACGCAAGCAAGCTTTGGCAGCCAAAGCTAAATAG
- the SLC38A8 gene encoding putative sodium-coupled neutral amino acid transporter 8 isoform X3, which translates to MERAAGEGRPLLPAAGGSAGLSSPELSSAGAVFILLKSALGAGLLSFPWAFGRAGGAVPALLVELGSLVFLVSGLAVLGYAAALSAQPTYQGVVRAVCGAAVGKLCEVCFLLNLFMISVALLRVVGDQLEKLCDSLYLNGTLSGAPQLPPWYVDQRFTLSALCVLVIFPLSVPREIGFQKYSSILGTLAACYLTLVIILKYYLQAESLSLNEPPQPSRSSSWTSIFSVIPTICFGFQCHEACVAIYSSMRNQSFSHWVAVSVLSMLICLLIYSLTGLYGYLTFGEAVASDVLMSYPGNDPVVIIARLLFGVSIVTIYPIVVLLGRSVVKDLWATPKRGAVAVSEAHERCSRVALTVTWMAATLGIALFVPDIGKVIELIGGISAFFIFIFPGLCLVCMTGTRSLGPRKRAALIAWGVLSVLGGAFVCGQSAALAVLGLLR; encoded by the exons ATGGAGCGGGCGGCGGGCGAGGGCCGGCCCCTGCTGCCGGCGGCGGGGGGCTCCGCCGGGCTCTCCTCGCCCGAGCTCTCCTCCGCCGGCGCCGTCTTCATCCTGCTCAAGTCTGCGCTGGGCGCGGGGCTGCTGAGCTTCCCCTGGGCCTTCGGCAGGGCCGGCGGGGCCGTCCCCGCCCTCCTGGTGGAGCTG GGCTCGCTGGTGTTCCTGGTGAGCGGGCTGGCGGTGCTGGGCTATGCCGCAGCCCTCAGTGCCCAGCCCACCTACCAGGGCGTGGTCCGGGCTGTGTGCGGGGCGGCTGTGGGGAAGCTCTGTGAGGTCTGCTTCCTCCTCAACCTCTTCATGATCTCCGTGGCCCTCCTCAGGGTGGTGGGCGACCAGCTGGAGAAAC TGTGTGACTCCCTGTACCTCAATGGGACACTGAGTGGGgccccccagctgcccccctGGTATGTGGACCAGCGCTTCACcctctcagctctgtgtgtcctCGTCATCTTCCCGCTCTCCGTCCCCAGGGAGATCGGCTTCCAGAAGTACTCCAG CATCCTGGGCACACTGGCTGCCTGCTACCTCACCCTGGTCATCATCCTGAAATACTACCTGCAGGCAGAGAGCCTGAGTTTGAatgagcccccccagccctccaG GTCCTCCTCCTGGACCTCCATCTTCAGCGTCATTCCCACCATCTGCTTTGGCTTCCAG TGCCACGAGGCCTGTGTGGCCATCTACAGCAGCATGCGCAACCAGAGCTTCTCCCACTGGGTCGCCGTCTCTGTGCTCTCCATGCTCATTTGCCTGCTCATTTACTCCCTCACTG GGCTCTATGGCTACCTGACCTTCGGTGAGGCCGTGGCGTCTGATGTGCTGATGTCCTACCCAGGGAATGACCCGGTTGTCATCATCGCCCGCCTGCTCTTCGGTGTCTCCATTGTCACCATTTACCCCattgtggtgctgctgggcag GTCTGTGGTGAAGGACCTGTGGGCAACCCCGAAGCGCGGGGCCGTGGCAGTGTCTGAGGCACACGAGCGGTGCAGCCGCGTGGCACTGACGGTCACCTGGATGGCTGCCACGCTCGGCATCGCCCTGTTCGTCCCCGACATCGGCAAAGTCATTGAACTCATCGGGGGCATCAGTGCcttcttcatcttcatcttccCAG ggctgtgcctcgTGTGCATGACTGGGA
- the HSDL1 gene encoding inactive hydroxysteroid dehydrogenase-like protein 1 isoform X2 → MSALRFSGISAIGLLITMAAVDQFSLLYREISRSCSFYIEALAIVGAWYTVRKCVSLAFDTYSALRLHVIPKLSGEIDLVKKYGKWAVVTGSTDGIGKAYAEELAKHGVNIILVSRNKEKLEAVSRSISETYQVETDFIVADFSKGRELYPAIKEALKDKEIGILVNNVGIFYAYTDYFTNLSEETLWDLIHVNIASATMMTHIVLPGMVKKKKGAIVNLSSAVCCQPTPMLTVYGASKSYLDYFSRALHYEYASKGIFVQSLMPFVTTTKMVAFSSTVSKRSIFFPTAEEYASHAVSTLGLSIRTTGYWKHAIQLTLGWLAISIANSSRELTLPSEMEYRTQLPHPE, encoded by the exons gcttctgATCACCATGGCTGCAGTGGATCAATTCTCCCTCTTGTACAGAGAAATCAGTCGCTCCTGCAGTTTCTACATAGAAGCCCTAGCTATTGTTGGAGCTTGGTACACAGTCAGAAAGTGTGTGTCTCTGGCGTTTGACACTTACAGTGCGCTCAGGCTGCACGTTATCCCAAAGCTGAGTGGGGAGATTGATCTCGTCAAGAAGTATGGAAAATGGGCCGTGGTCACTG GTAGCACAGATGGTATTGGGAAGGCTTATGCTGAAGAACTGGCAAAGCATGGTGTCAACATCATCTTAGTCAGCCGAAACAAAGAGAAACTGGAGGCTGTATCCAGGAGCATATCTGAAACCTATCAAGTGGAAACAGATTTCATAGTAGCTGATTTCAGCAAGGGGCGTGAGCTTTACCCAGCCATTAAGGAGGCTCTGAAAGACAAGGAAATTGGGATTTTGGTGAATAATGTAGGAATATTTTATGCCTACACAGACTATTTTACTAATCTGTCTGAGGAGACGCTATGGGACTTGATCCATGTAAATATTGCTTCTGCTACCATGATGACACATATCGTGCTGCCAGGCATggtaaagaagaagaaaggggcAATTGTGAACCTTTCTTCAGCAGTCTGTTGTCAGCCAACACCGATGTTGACAGTCTATGGAGCCTCTAAA AGCTACTTGGACTATTTCAGTAGAGCACTACATTATGAGTATGCCTCTAAAGGAATTTTTGTTCAGAGTCTAATGCCATTTGTAACTACTACAAAAATGGTAGCATTCAGCAGCACTGTATCAAAGAGATCTATCTTTTTTCCTACTGCTGAAGAATATGCAAGTCATGCTGTTTCTACTCTTGGGTTATCCATAAGGACCACTGGTTATTGGAAGCATGCAATACAG CTCACACTGG GTTGGCTTGCAATCAGCATTGCTAATTCTTCTAGGGAGTTAACTTTGCCATCAGAAATGGAGTACAGGACTCAGCTGCCACATCCTGAGTGA
- the SLC38A8 gene encoding putative sodium-coupled neutral amino acid transporter 8 isoform X1, whose protein sequence is MERAAGEGRPLLPAAGGSAGLSSPELSSAGAVFILLKSALGAGLLSFPWAFGRAGGAVPALLVELGSLVFLVSGLAVLGYAAALSAQPTYQGVVRAVCGAAVGKLCEVCFLLNLFMISVALLRVVGDQLEKLCDSLYLNGTLSGAPQLPPWYVDQRFTLSALCVLVIFPLSVPREIGFQKYSSILGTLAACYLTLVIILKYYLQAESLSLNEPPQPSRSSSWTSIFSVIPTICFGFQCHEACVAIYSSMRNQSFSHWVAVSVLSMLICLLIYSLTGNPSTKPFTSSLPQRSPLPWLIHPPRGSSVLLAAWPPTPASLSAGLYGYLTFGEAVASDVLMSYPGNDPVVIIARLLFGVSIVTIYPIVVLLGRSVVKDLWATPKRGAVAVSEAHERCSRVALTVTWMAATLGIALFVPDIGKVIELIGGISAFFIFIFPGLCLVCMTGTRSLGPRKRAALIAWGVLSVLGGAFVCGQSAALAVLGLLR, encoded by the exons ATGGAGCGGGCGGCGGGCGAGGGCCGGCCCCTGCTGCCGGCGGCGGGGGGCTCCGCCGGGCTCTCCTCGCCCGAGCTCTCCTCCGCCGGCGCCGTCTTCATCCTGCTCAAGTCTGCGCTGGGCGCGGGGCTGCTGAGCTTCCCCTGGGCCTTCGGCAGGGCCGGCGGGGCCGTCCCCGCCCTCCTGGTGGAGCTG GGCTCGCTGGTGTTCCTGGTGAGCGGGCTGGCGGTGCTGGGCTATGCCGCAGCCCTCAGTGCCCAGCCCACCTACCAGGGCGTGGTCCGGGCTGTGTGCGGGGCGGCTGTGGGGAAGCTCTGTGAGGTCTGCTTCCTCCTCAACCTCTTCATGATCTCCGTGGCCCTCCTCAGGGTGGTGGGCGACCAGCTGGAGAAAC TGTGTGACTCCCTGTACCTCAATGGGACACTGAGTGGGgccccccagctgcccccctGGTATGTGGACCAGCGCTTCACcctctcagctctgtgtgtcctCGTCATCTTCCCGCTCTCCGTCCCCAGGGAGATCGGCTTCCAGAAGTACTCCAG CATCCTGGGCACACTGGCTGCCTGCTACCTCACCCTGGTCATCATCCTGAAATACTACCTGCAGGCAGAGAGCCTGAGTTTGAatgagcccccccagccctccaG GTCCTCCTCCTGGACCTCCATCTTCAGCGTCATTCCCACCATCTGCTTTGGCTTCCAG TGCCACGAGGCCTGTGTGGCCATCTACAGCAGCATGCGCAACCAGAGCTTCTCCCACTGGGTCGCCGTCTCTGTGCTCTCCATGCTCATTTGCCTGCTCATTTACTCCCTCACTGGTAACCCCAGCACCAAACCCTTCACCTCCTCTTTGCCCCAGAGGTCCCCTCTCCCTTGGCTCATCCATCCTCCTCGGGGTTCCTCCGTCCTGCTCGCTGCATGGCCGCCCACCCCTGCCTCCCTGTCAGCAGGGCTCTATGGCTACCTGACCTTCGGTGAGGCCGTGGCGTCTGATGTGCTGATGTCCTACCCAGGGAATGACCCGGTTGTCATCATCGCCCGCCTGCTCTTCGGTGTCTCCATTGTCACCATTTACCCCattgtggtgctgctgggcag GTCTGTGGTGAAGGACCTGTGGGCAACCCCGAAGCGCGGGGCCGTGGCAGTGTCTGAGGCACACGAGCGGTGCAGCCGCGTGGCACTGACGGTCACCTGGATGGCTGCCACGCTCGGCATCGCCCTGTTCGTCCCCGACATCGGCAAAGTCATTGAACTCATCGGGGGCATCAGTGCcttcttcatcttcatcttccCAG ggctgtgcctcgTGTGCATGACTGGGA
- the SLC38A8 gene encoding putative sodium-coupled neutral amino acid transporter 8 isoform X2, translating into MERAAGEGRPLLPAAGGSAGLSSPELSSAGAVFILLKSALGAGLLSFPWAFGRAGGAVPALLVELGSLVFLVSGLAVLGYAAALSAQPTYQGVVRAVCGAAVGKLCEVCFLLNLFMISVALLRVVGDQLEKLCDSLYLNGTLSGAPQLPPWYVDQRFTLSALCVLVIFPLSVPREIGFQKYSSILGTLAACYLTLVIILKYYLQAESLSLNEPPQPSRSSSWTSIFSVIPTICFGFQCHEACVAIYSSMRNQSFSHWVAVSVLSMLICLLIYSLTGLYGYLTFGEAVASDVLMSYPGNDPVVIIARLLFGVSIVTIYPIVVLLGRSVVKDLWATPKRGAVAVSEAHERCSRVALTVTWMAATLGIALFVPDIGKVIELIGGISAFFIFIFPAGLCLVCMTGTRSLGPRKRAALIAWGVLSVLGGAFVCGQSAALAVLGLLR; encoded by the exons ATGGAGCGGGCGGCGGGCGAGGGCCGGCCCCTGCTGCCGGCGGCGGGGGGCTCCGCCGGGCTCTCCTCGCCCGAGCTCTCCTCCGCCGGCGCCGTCTTCATCCTGCTCAAGTCTGCGCTGGGCGCGGGGCTGCTGAGCTTCCCCTGGGCCTTCGGCAGGGCCGGCGGGGCCGTCCCCGCCCTCCTGGTGGAGCTG GGCTCGCTGGTGTTCCTGGTGAGCGGGCTGGCGGTGCTGGGCTATGCCGCAGCCCTCAGTGCCCAGCCCACCTACCAGGGCGTGGTCCGGGCTGTGTGCGGGGCGGCTGTGGGGAAGCTCTGTGAGGTCTGCTTCCTCCTCAACCTCTTCATGATCTCCGTGGCCCTCCTCAGGGTGGTGGGCGACCAGCTGGAGAAAC TGTGTGACTCCCTGTACCTCAATGGGACACTGAGTGGGgccccccagctgcccccctGGTATGTGGACCAGCGCTTCACcctctcagctctgtgtgtcctCGTCATCTTCCCGCTCTCCGTCCCCAGGGAGATCGGCTTCCAGAAGTACTCCAG CATCCTGGGCACACTGGCTGCCTGCTACCTCACCCTGGTCATCATCCTGAAATACTACCTGCAGGCAGAGAGCCTGAGTTTGAatgagcccccccagccctccaG GTCCTCCTCCTGGACCTCCATCTTCAGCGTCATTCCCACCATCTGCTTTGGCTTCCAG TGCCACGAGGCCTGTGTGGCCATCTACAGCAGCATGCGCAACCAGAGCTTCTCCCACTGGGTCGCCGTCTCTGTGCTCTCCATGCTCATTTGCCTGCTCATTTACTCCCTCACTG GGCTCTATGGCTACCTGACCTTCGGTGAGGCCGTGGCGTCTGATGTGCTGATGTCCTACCCAGGGAATGACCCGGTTGTCATCATCGCCCGCCTGCTCTTCGGTGTCTCCATTGTCACCATTTACCCCattgtggtgctgctgggcag GTCTGTGGTGAAGGACCTGTGGGCAACCCCGAAGCGCGGGGCCGTGGCAGTGTCTGAGGCACACGAGCGGTGCAGCCGCGTGGCACTGACGGTCACCTGGATGGCTGCCACGCTCGGCATCGCCCTGTTCGTCCCCGACATCGGCAAAGTCATTGAACTCATCGGGGGCATCAGTGCcttcttcatcttcatcttccCAG cagggctgtgcctcgTGTGCATGACTGGGA
- the HSDL1 gene encoding inactive hydroxysteroid dehydrogenase-like protein 1 isoform X3: MAAVDQFSLLYREISRSCSFYIEALAIVGAWYTVRKCVSLAFDTYSALRLHVIPKLSGEIDLVKKYGKWAVVTGSTDGIGKAYAEELAKHGVNIILVSRNKEKLEAVSRSISETYQVETDFIVADFSKGRELYPAIKEALKDKEIGILVNNVGIFYAYTDYFTNLSEETLWDLIHVNIASATMMTHIVLPGMVKKKKGAIVNLSSAVCCQPTPMLTVYGASKSYLDYFSRALHYEYASKGIFVQSLMPFVTTTKMVAFSSTVSKRSIFFPTAEEYASHAVSTLGLSIRTTGYWKHAIQLTLGECLPEWMWAWFALYLGKILRKQALAAKAK, translated from the exons ATGGCTGCAGTGGATCAATTCTCCCTCTTGTACAGAGAAATCAGTCGCTCCTGCAGTTTCTACATAGAAGCCCTAGCTATTGTTGGAGCTTGGTACACAGTCAGAAAGTGTGTGTCTCTGGCGTTTGACACTTACAGTGCGCTCAGGCTGCACGTTATCCCAAAGCTGAGTGGGGAGATTGATCTCGTCAAGAAGTATGGAAAATGGGCCGTGGTCACTG GTAGCACAGATGGTATTGGGAAGGCTTATGCTGAAGAACTGGCAAAGCATGGTGTCAACATCATCTTAGTCAGCCGAAACAAAGAGAAACTGGAGGCTGTATCCAGGAGCATATCTGAAACCTATCAAGTGGAAACAGATTTCATAGTAGCTGATTTCAGCAAGGGGCGTGAGCTTTACCCAGCCATTAAGGAGGCTCTGAAAGACAAGGAAATTGGGATTTTGGTGAATAATGTAGGAATATTTTATGCCTACACAGACTATTTTACTAATCTGTCTGAGGAGACGCTATGGGACTTGATCCATGTAAATATTGCTTCTGCTACCATGATGACACATATCGTGCTGCCAGGCATggtaaagaagaagaaaggggcAATTGTGAACCTTTCTTCAGCAGTCTGTTGTCAGCCAACACCGATGTTGACAGTCTATGGAGCCTCTAAA AGCTACTTGGACTATTTCAGTAGAGCACTACATTATGAGTATGCCTCTAAAGGAATTTTTGTTCAGAGTCTAATGCCATTTGTAACTACTACAAAAATGGTAGCATTCAGCAGCACTGTATCAAAGAGATCTATCTTTTTTCCTACTGCTGAAGAATATGCAAGTCATGCTGTTTCTACTCTTGGGTTATCCATAAGGACCACTGGTTATTGGAAGCATGCAATACAG CTCACACTGGGTGAGTGCCTGCCTGAATGGATGTGGGCATGGTTTGCACTGTATTTGGGCAAAATTCTACGCAAGCAAGCTTTGGCAGCCAAAGCTAAATAG